In the Marinomonas algicola genome, one interval contains:
- a CDS encoding putative bifunctional diguanylate cyclase/phosphodiesterase: MQSITALKKDPYFKLRLILVCLGVAIAVSIIYITVVYKIAVDIGETTEFDSIRTEGTHLEYVLNTHALGEAKFRIRTILNKNYLPTPSKETTTYGFILFNSSIIFSTSNLPEDIFHQATDIMKKAMEKNDHGIFDINNDRYAWVRLTTKHGHDILFIKQARSLSLALDYITQRLIITSFITFWIAVWLALFLATWMNKKVQSKNDALTHIATHDTLTGLPNRLYLFSKCNTEIQELISKQSLYSDQKSGAILLIDLNDFKEINDAYGHDIGDMVLNGFCQRIQNTLTKEETLVRMGGDEFIIWGKNLTESSALEVSEQLRLACINALVINDISIEINPSIGISLLFQHGLDLDSLITNADLAMYQSKSNHLGPVVYNNTLGESYLYDAKLRGDVSEAILKEQIFLLYQPKIELNTGRLIGVEVLARWDHPIEGIVSPVHFIPLIEKSVHIHKFTRYILEKSIKQVSQWRENGIDTTIAVNISPYNLLDDHFGKDLEQLLQSYNVPVTSIEIELTETAMMNDISSTKRSLLKLRKLGIRIAIDDFGTGLSSLSYISQLDASVIKIDRSFIMDINTNPHNLAIVEAVISLSHRLNWEVVAEGIETQGQLKTLADLGCQHGQGYYFDRPLSVNDLTSLLQAKKNYSI; the protein is encoded by the coding sequence ATGCAATCCATAACGGCTCTTAAAAAAGATCCTTATTTTAAACTCAGATTGATTCTTGTTTGCCTAGGCGTTGCTATCGCCGTATCCATAATATACATAACAGTTGTTTATAAAATAGCTGTTGATATTGGTGAAACAACGGAATTTGATTCCATAAGAACAGAAGGCACGCATTTAGAATATGTTCTCAACACACACGCCTTAGGAGAAGCGAAATTCAGGATACGAACAATTCTGAATAAAAACTACTTACCCACTCCATCAAAAGAAACCACAACCTATGGGTTTATATTATTTAACTCATCCATAATTTTTTCAACATCCAACCTACCCGAAGACATTTTTCATCAAGCCACTGACATAATGAAAAAAGCTATGGAGAAGAATGATCATGGCATTTTTGATATAAACAATGACCGTTATGCTTGGGTTCGTTTAACCACAAAGCATGGCCATGACATTCTCTTTATCAAGCAGGCCCGCTCTCTCTCTTTAGCGCTAGACTACATAACACAACGTTTAATTATTACCTCTTTTATCACTTTTTGGATTGCTGTGTGGCTGGCTTTATTTTTAGCGACTTGGATGAATAAAAAGGTACAGTCAAAAAATGATGCTCTTACTCATATCGCGACGCACGATACCTTAACTGGCCTACCAAATAGGCTGTACCTTTTTTCAAAATGCAATACAGAAATTCAAGAGTTAATCTCAAAACAAAGCCTCTATAGTGATCAAAAAAGCGGTGCCATATTATTAATTGATTTAAACGATTTTAAAGAAATAAATGATGCCTATGGACACGATATAGGGGATATGGTGTTAAATGGCTTTTGCCAAAGAATTCAAAACACTTTAACGAAAGAAGAAACACTCGTTCGCATGGGCGGCGACGAATTCATTATATGGGGCAAAAACTTAACTGAATCGAGCGCATTAGAGGTATCCGAGCAACTACGACTAGCCTGCATCAATGCACTTGTTATTAATGACATAAGTATAGAAATTAATCCCAGTATCGGTATCTCTCTTTTATTTCAACACGGTTTAGATTTAGACAGTTTAATCACCAATGCCGATCTTGCTATGTACCAATCTAAATCAAACCACTTAGGACCAGTGGTTTACAACAACACTCTAGGAGAGTCCTATTTATACGATGCAAAACTTCGAGGCGATGTTTCAGAAGCCATTCTAAAAGAGCAAATATTTCTACTTTACCAACCCAAAATTGAACTTAACACAGGTAGGTTAATAGGTGTTGAAGTACTAGCAAGGTGGGATCACCCTATTGAAGGAATCGTGTCTCCGGTCCACTTTATTCCTTTAATTGAAAAAAGTGTCCATATCCATAAATTTACTCGTTACATCCTAGAAAAATCCATTAAACAAGTTAGTCAATGGCGAGAAAATGGCATAGATACAACGATCGCCGTCAATATATCCCCTTATAATTTATTAGATGATCATTTTGGAAAAGATCTAGAACAGCTTTTACAGAGCTATAATGTTCCTGTGACATCTATTGAAATTGAGCTAACTGAAACAGCTATGATGAATGATATATCCTCCACAAAGCGCAGTTTATTAAAACTCAGAAAATTAGGCATTCGTATTGCCATTGATGATTTTGGAACAGGACTTAGCTCCTTATCCTACATCAGCCAATTAGATGCATCTGTCATTAAAATTGACCGATCATTTATTATGGATATAAATACCAACCCACATAATCTTGCGATCGTCGAAGCCGTCATTAGTTTAAGTCATCGATTAAACTGGGAGGTTGTTGCTGAAGGGATAGAAACACAGGGTCAACTTAAAACATTAGCTGATTTGGGATGCCAACACGGACAGGGTTATTACTTTGACCGCCCTTTATCGGTGAATGACTTAACCTCTCTACTGCAAGCGAAGAAAAACTATTCCATCTAA
- a CDS encoding YgaP family membrane protein, producing MPFPSRNLNSIDRVVRGFIGLSVCLFTFFYGEFIGDSLIRGLLFVFGVLNLISFISSWCPVYHLVNLSTYKEKD from the coding sequence ATGCCGTTTCCATCTAGAAATTTAAATTCAATTGATCGAGTGGTTCGTGGATTCATAGGCCTATCCGTTTGTCTTTTTACGTTTTTTTATGGTGAGTTTATCGGAGATTCATTAATTCGAGGGTTACTCTTCGTCTTTGGTGTCTTGAACCTAATCTCCTTTATTTCCTCATGGTGCCCTGTTTATCATTTAGTAAACCTAAGTACTTATAAAGAAAAAGATTAA
- a CDS encoding DMT family transporter, with translation MWILSTLMAAWFQSMRTAHQNSLSKESGTLHATLARSLFGLPFVFLYGVFCWVILGEITLPPTLSFYFSALIGAIAQVAATYLMLTLFKTQSYTSGTLFAKTEAIMTALLGLFIFASALSFSAWVGIVLGVIGIVILSLKTSISLAGFFQKGALLGLASGLCFAITSLSVTFASHQLDGHLATRAALTLILVLAIQSILLWSIQSYIEKKLFSPFTKNLNVSTKVGFFSAIGSIGWFTAFALANPALVKTLGQIEVIGTLYYSKYRFSEQISFREWVGGGFILSSVMIVALSSYF, from the coding sequence ATGTGGATTCTCTCAACGTTAATGGCGGCTTGGTTTCAATCCATGAGAACAGCGCATCAGAACTCTCTCTCTAAAGAGTCTGGAACATTACATGCAACGCTAGCACGATCACTGTTTGGCCTTCCTTTTGTGTTTCTTTATGGTGTTTTTTGTTGGGTAATTTTAGGCGAAATTACGCTTCCCCCAACCCTATCATTTTATTTTTCAGCGCTTATTGGTGCGATAGCCCAAGTTGCAGCAACCTATTTAATGCTGACTCTTTTTAAGACTCAAAGCTATACGAGTGGCACCTTGTTTGCTAAAACAGAAGCTATAATGACGGCGCTATTAGGCTTATTCATCTTTGCGTCTGCGTTATCTTTTTCCGCTTGGGTCGGAATCGTTTTAGGCGTCATTGGCATTGTCATATTAAGCCTAAAAACCTCAATCAGTCTTGCTGGATTTTTTCAAAAAGGCGCATTACTTGGGTTAGCCAGTGGGCTGTGTTTTGCAATAACGTCGCTGTCGGTTACTTTCGCCAGCCATCAATTAGATGGGCATTTAGCAACGAGAGCCGCTTTAACTCTTATTTTAGTTTTAGCGATTCAATCTATTTTACTGTGGTCTATTCAGTCTTATATTGAAAAAAAACTCTTTAGCCCATTCACTAAAAATCTAAACGTAAGCACTAAAGTCGGTTTTTTTAGCGCCATAGGATCGATCGGTTGGTTTACGGCATTTGCATTGGCAAACCCGGCTTTAGTCAAAACGTTAGGGCAAATTGAAGTAATAGGCACACTCTACTATTCAAAATATCGCTTCTCTGAACAAATCAGCTTTAGAGAATGGGTCGGCGGAGGATTTATATTATCCAGCGTTATGATTGTCGCCTTATCAAGCTATTTTTAA
- a CDS encoding cytochrome b/b6 domain-containing protein: MNTNTEKVMKSELVWDWPIRVFHWIMVIVFSALVITGKSEGDYLELHVDLGYVLSGVLVARILYGFLGSHYGRFYQACSSIKNVFHYTSSMFNKKTVPEVGHNPLGWLMVMALILLLVLQVVSGLFSTDDIFWYGPFYDYATDEWLSIFSYVHHYLPNALIGLSVLHIGAVIVHEVCFKERLVKAMIFGKKQVLKTDALPTVKTPRVGVTISLGVSLCWLLWLFSLPS, from the coding sequence ATGAATACAAACACGGAGAAAGTAATGAAAAGTGAGTTGGTTTGGGATTGGCCGATTAGGGTGTTCCATTGGATAATGGTCATTGTGTTTTCGGCATTAGTAATAACAGGCAAATCTGAAGGAGACTATTTAGAGTTACATGTAGATCTTGGTTATGTACTTTCTGGCGTGCTGGTAGCTCGTATTCTATATGGTTTTTTAGGATCTCATTATGGCCGCTTCTACCAAGCATGTTCCAGTATAAAAAACGTGTTTCATTATACCTCTTCCATGTTTAACAAAAAGACAGTTCCTGAAGTGGGGCATAATCCATTAGGTTGGTTAATGGTAATGGCTTTGATTTTGTTACTCGTACTGCAAGTGGTGAGTGGCCTGTTTTCAACAGATGATATTTTTTGGTATGGCCCGTTTTATGATTATGCGACTGACGAATGGCTCTCTATTTTTTCTTATGTACACCATTATTTACCGAATGCCTTAATTGGACTTTCGGTATTGCATATAGGTGCGGTCATCGTTCATGAAGTTTGTTTTAAAGAAAGGTTAGTAAAAGCCATGATTTTCGGAAAAAAGCAGGTGTTAAAAACGGATGCTTTGCCTACAGTTAAGACTCCTAGAGTAGGAGTAACAATCAGTTTGGGTGTCAGCTTATGCTGGTTGCTTTGGTTATTCAGTTTACCAAGTTAA
- a CDS encoding YebG family protein: MPVITKYVVERNGVEKMTFSSKAEADAYDKLLDVSDELYQLLEESQIIDNVQMLEKLSMHLAENKDSLLIALGAKKKPAPKKISKDKPKANALNETKNLKDIVIETDEEAMLNTDDMIDMDRDLDEGIIELNDSDEAA, from the coding sequence ATGCCTGTTATTACAAAATATGTTGTTGAACGCAATGGGGTAGAGAAAATGACTTTTTCTTCAAAAGCAGAAGCAGACGCTTATGACAAACTGCTGGATGTGTCTGATGAACTCTACCAGCTATTAGAAGAAAGTCAGATAATTGATAATGTCCAGATGCTCGAAAAGCTGTCTATGCATTTAGCTGAAAATAAAGACAGCTTACTCATTGCATTAGGAGCCAAAAAAAAGCCAGCGCCTAAGAAAATAAGTAAGGATAAGCCAAAAGCCAATGCCTTAAACGAAACAAAGAATTTGAAAGACATTGTTATCGAAACCGATGAAGAGGCCATGCTCAATACCGATGATATGATCGATATGGACCGTGACCTCGATGAAGGTATTATCGAATTAAATGATAGCGATGAAGCGGCCTAA